The proteins below are encoded in one region of Nitrospirota bacterium:
- a CDS encoding NAD(P)/FAD-dependent oxidoreductase — protein MSKIKTVAIIGGGVSGLAAGGLLSQKGMRVKLFEANDKLGGCCANTYMNEYTFHDGALYLAFPGILEHVFERLGLDRSSLLPLRKIIANQTTTLPDGTVVTFGNGLDVTVRRKGGAKEGQLQKELDSMLKKWEPVRRLFADDILRHPFSLSRFIVKGWRHLPKFRGSVASEICNLFSDEAVRSAMSGVMLFSGMPPQKTPVLSILGLVAMLTEGFYLPEGGMGKIPEALSRSLMNNGGEIFLNSKADKIIIRNGRVHGLQVEGQGLVEADAVISTASGMATFSSLLNDEDIPNGMRRKVRSAPLSHKTLVIQLGLSNLVDARSHCNSILPMMDDQFKVFMPDEDEMKWPVYTVPTVTMPELAPRGGSIIEVFPPIQQNIPADDWNTQKKEGMVTSAVRALSRIHDLDIAVKRVTGPKDFQDRMHLYKGAVYGLSPTADPRAYFPHGSSISGLFQAGQTTYPGYGVSSAAMSGILAAETVMRTEKM, from the coding sequence GTGAGCAAAATTAAGACGGTGGCAATTATCGGCGGAGGTGTGTCTGGATTGGCAGCTGGCGGACTGCTTTCTCAAAAAGGTATGAGAGTGAAGCTCTTCGAAGCCAATGATAAGCTCGGAGGCTGCTGCGCCAACACTTACATGAACGAGTACACGTTTCACGATGGCGCCCTGTATCTGGCCTTTCCCGGTATCCTGGAGCATGTATTTGAGAGATTAGGCCTTGACCGCTCTTCGCTCCTGCCGTTAAGAAAAATAATTGCTAACCAGACAACAACTTTACCTGACGGCACTGTTGTGACTTTCGGCAACGGGCTTGACGTGACGGTCAGAAGGAAAGGCGGGGCGAAAGAGGGGCAGCTCCAGAAAGAACTTGACAGCATGCTGAAAAAGTGGGAGCCGGTCCGTCGTCTCTTTGCGGACGATATTCTCCGCCACCCGTTCTCATTGTCACGGTTTATTGTAAAGGGGTGGCGTCATCTGCCAAAATTCCGCGGGTCAGTTGCCTCAGAGATATGTAATCTCTTCAGCGACGAAGCAGTTCGTTCTGCAATGTCAGGCGTAATGCTCTTTTCAGGCATGCCGCCTCAGAAAACACCGGTCCTATCCATTTTGGGGCTTGTTGCCATGCTTACGGAGGGATTTTACCTGCCTGAGGGAGGCATGGGGAAAATACCCGAAGCGCTGAGCCGGTCTTTAATGAATAATGGCGGTGAAATATTCCTCAATTCGAAGGCTGACAAAATCATCATCAGGAATGGCCGGGTTCATGGGTTGCAAGTTGAGGGGCAAGGTCTGGTTGAGGCTGATGCCGTAATATCAACGGCAAGCGGTATGGCGACTTTCAGTTCACTACTGAATGACGAGGACATACCAAATGGTATGCGGCGAAAGGTGCGGAGTGCTCCGTTGTCACATAAAACACTGGTTATCCAGTTGGGCCTGTCAAACCTTGTAGACGCGCGCAGCCATTGCAACAGCATACTTCCGATGATGGATGACCAATTCAAAGTGTTTATGCCGGATGAGGATGAAATGAAATGGCCTGTTTACACAGTGCCTACGGTTACCATGCCGGAGCTGGCGCCTCGCGGTGGAAGCATCATCGAGGTGTTTCCCCCCATACAACAGAATATTCCGGCGGATGATTGGAACACTCAAAAAAAGGAAGGAATGGTCACATCAGCGGTCAGGGCGCTTTCCCGCATTCACGATCTTGATATCGCGGTGAAACGGGTGACAGGTCCAAAGGATTTTCAGGACAGAATGCACCTTTACAAAGGGGCGGTCTACGGATTGTCACCGACTGCTGATCCCCGGGCATATTTCCCGCACGGTTCTTCGATCAGCGGATTATTTCAGGCAGGACAGACCACATATCCGGGTTATGGCGTAAGTTCCGCAGCAATGTCCGGTATCTTGGCGGCAGAAACAGTAATGAGAACAGAGAAGATGTGA
- a CDS encoding Ku protein translates to MSGRTLWKGYIQFSDINVPVKLHTAVQQERIQFHLLHKRDRVKLHQQMICAYEKVPVPPEEQAKGFELEDRKYILVDPAELEQTDPEDGRMIEVHEFVKTGQIDPVFFERMYYLEPDITVKEYNALADALKETGTAGICTWTMRRRSYLGALQISGKLLCLNTLRYADEVVAVQSLELQKAPLSDKELKIARDLIDQLSAPFEPQKFQNEHQKKLQDLIDKKARGEKIALLRPKHLKPTAPDKLLEALKASLKKVA, encoded by the coding sequence ATGTCGGGAAGGACGCTCTGGAAAGGGTATATCCAGTTCAGCGATATCAATGTGCCGGTGAAGCTGCATACGGCGGTACAGCAGGAGCGGATACAGTTTCATCTTCTGCACAAGCGTGATCGTGTGAAATTGCACCAGCAGATGATCTGCGCGTATGAAAAAGTACCCGTACCGCCTGAAGAACAGGCCAAAGGGTTTGAGTTAGAGGACAGAAAATATATCCTCGTCGATCCGGCGGAGCTTGAACAGACCGATCCCGAAGACGGCCGGATGATCGAAGTCCATGAATTCGTAAAGACCGGACAGATCGATCCTGTTTTCTTTGAACGCATGTATTATCTGGAGCCGGACATCACTGTAAAAGAATATAACGCGCTTGCCGACGCATTGAAGGAAACGGGTACGGCGGGGATCTGCACATGGACCATGAGAAGGCGTTCTTATCTTGGCGCCTTGCAGATAAGCGGGAAGCTCCTGTGCCTGAATACCCTGCGGTATGCCGATGAAGTGGTTGCGGTACAATCTCTCGAATTGCAAAAAGCTCCCCTGTCTGATAAAGAGCTGAAGATCGCAAGAGACCTGATCGATCAGTTGTCAGCCCCTTTTGAGCCGCAGAAATTCCAAAACGAACATCAGAAAAAATTGCAGGACTTGATAGATAAAAAAGCCCGTGGAGAAAAGATCGCGCTCCTGCGCCCGAAACATTTGAAACCCACAGCGCCGGACAAACTCCTTGAGGCGCTCAAGGCGAGTTTGAAGAAGGTAGCATGA
- a CDS encoding DUF2277 domain-containing protein codes for MCRNIKTLFNFEPHVTGEEIRAAALQFVRKVSGFHKPSKANEAAFLAAVEEIAAASRKLLDSLETNAPPRDRAVEAAKARTRAARKFPR; via the coding sequence ATGTGCAGAAACATCAAGACCCTATTTAACTTCGAACCGCATGTGACGGGCGAAGAGATACGCGCGGCCGCGCTGCAATTCGTGAGAAAAGTAAGCGGCTTCCACAAGCCGTCGAAGGCCAACGAAGCTGCATTCCTTGCGGCTGTTGAAGAGATTGCGGCAGCTTCAAGAAAACTTCTGGACTCGCTTGAGACGAACGCGCCGCCAAGGGACCGCGCAGTAGAGGCCGCCAAAGCGCGGACACGCGCCGCACGGAAGTTTCCCAGGTAA
- a CDS encoding peptidylprolyl isomerase, with protein MNKIKWWIFLGLILTGLIAPPLHSAETVKGDKKMTVAEGKTIGIEYTLKLKDDSLIDTNVGAEPLTYIQGSHQIIPGLEKELEGMKVGESKKVTVNPKDGYGEINDKAVVEVNKDLIPKDVKVGMQLQGRNADGQAISATVKEIKEKTVLLDHNHPLAGKTLFFDVKILSID; from the coding sequence ATGAATAAAATCAAGTGGTGGATCTTTTTGGGCTTGATCCTTACCGGCTTAATTGCCCCACCGTTACACAGCGCGGAAACAGTGAAAGGAGACAAGAAAATGACAGTTGCAGAAGGAAAGACAATTGGGATCGAGTATACGCTCAAACTGAAAGATGATTCCTTAATTGACACGAATGTGGGTGCTGAGCCGTTGACCTATATTCAGGGGTCTCATCAGATCATTCCCGGATTAGAAAAGGAGCTGGAAGGGATGAAGGTAGGTGAGAGCAAGAAAGTCACGGTAAATCCGAAAGACGGATACGGCGAGATCAATGATAAGGCCGTTGTTGAGGTCAACAAGGACCTGATCCCCAAAGACGTAAAGGTCGGGATGCAATTACAGGGAAGGAACGCTGACGGGCAGGCTATTTCAGCGACAGTAAAAGAAATAAAAGAGAAGACAGTTTTACTGGACCACAACCATCCTTTAGCCGGAAAGACCCTGTTCTTCGACGTGAAGATTCTCAGTATCGATTAA
- a CDS encoding ATP-dependent DNA ligase, protein MSKKIVEAAGRRLSLSNLKKDLYPSYGFTKAHVLEYYRRIADFILPHLKDRALTLKRYPDGTEKDFFFEKRCPSHRPAWVKTAEVHHKEEKMTVCLVNDLETLIWVENLASLELHVPLARAGSPETPDSIVFDLDPGDQANILDCSKVALILRDLLFQMSLSGYVKTSGKKGLHVYVPLNRREATFDDTKKFSKAVAEVLQRNYPDLVTSKMAKEQRTKKVFINWSQNDSSKTMICVYSLRAREKPTVSFPLEWEELEILAEQGDPEKLLVLHSEAVSRAEKNGDLFRELLTKKQKIVHL, encoded by the coding sequence GTGAGCAAAAAAATCGTTGAGGCTGCCGGAAGAAGACTTTCCCTGTCGAACCTGAAAAAGGACCTCTATCCCTCCTATGGTTTCACAAAGGCCCATGTCCTTGAATACTACCGCCGGATCGCGGACTTCATACTGCCGCATTTGAAAGACCGGGCATTGACCTTAAAGCGTTATCCCGATGGAACGGAAAAGGATTTCTTTTTCGAGAAGCGATGTCCTTCCCATCGTCCAGCCTGGGTGAAAACCGCGGAGGTGCATCATAAAGAAGAGAAGATGACAGTCTGTCTCGTCAATGATCTGGAGACGCTCATATGGGTGGAGAACCTTGCGTCTCTTGAACTGCACGTGCCTCTGGCCAGGGCCGGTTCACCTGAGACCCCGGATTCCATTGTCTTCGATCTTGATCCCGGGGACCAGGCAAACATTCTGGATTGCTCGAAGGTGGCCCTGATACTTCGGGACTTACTCTTTCAAATGAGTCTTTCAGGCTATGTGAAAACATCGGGGAAAAAAGGACTTCATGTATATGTCCCTTTGAACCGCAGAGAAGCGACCTTTGATGACACCAAGAAATTTTCAAAGGCCGTGGCTGAAGTCCTGCAGCGGAACTATCCTGATCTGGTGACCTCAAAAATGGCGAAGGAACAACGGACAAAAAAAGTCTTCATCAACTGGTCTCAGAACGACTCCTCAAAGACAATGATTTGCGTCTACTCCCTGCGCGCAAGGGAAAAACCGACAGTCTCGTTCCCCCTTGAATGGGAGGAGCTGGAAATTTTGGCTGAGCAGGGCGATCCCGAAAAACTGCTGGTCCTGCATTCGGAAGCCGTGAGCCGGGCCGAGAAAAACGGCGACCTTTTCCGGGAACTGCTTACGAAGAAACAGAAGATAGTCCATCTGTAG
- a CDS encoding helix-turn-helix transcriptional regulator encodes MKLSNYTKIFKALSNEQRLRIFIMIYKNCCSPEGTKVGPEFRLKGASCCGAGSVEKAFTKICECMKLSRSTISHHFKELQNAGLIICEREGQNFRCRVNEEVVNAIKDFLK; translated from the coding sequence ATGAAACTATCGAACTATACAAAGATCTTCAAGGCCCTTTCTAATGAGCAGCGGCTGAGGATCTTTATCATGATCTACAAGAACTGCTGCTCGCCTGAAGGCACTAAGGTTGGACCGGAATTTCGCTTAAAGGGGGCATCCTGCTGCGGGGCAGGGAGCGTGGAGAAGGCCTTTACAAAGATCTGTGAATGCATGAAACTTTCACGCTCCACAATATCACATCATTTCAAAGAACTGCAGAATGCCGGGCTAATCATTTGTGAGCGTGAAGGACAGAACTTCCGCTGCAGAGTGAACGAGGAGGTGGTCAATGCCATAAAAGATTTTCTTAAGTAG
- a CDS encoding alpha/beta hydrolase, translated as MKRTIITTVRICFYLSAAGAAIFLTLYLLTIGNYSVPMTVSDDPSLSQVEINGRMLHAEAFGSPSNPVVVIVHGGPGWDYRGLLPLKQLSDQYQVVFYDQLGTGLSSRADPVDLTLESALHDLDSIIDHFGKGDQVDLIGHSWGAMLVSGYLGRHPEKVRHAVLAEPGFLTTEMMKISGVRFGPRWDAEFLLRAAKAWFQSLHIKGPDNDAASDYFIGQVAPYANPEYYCKGKVPDAAALHWRAGAQAAQAILRSAMDNDGKIHIDLIKRVERFKSPVLFLTSECNQLTGRQHQEKQVKFFPVVRTVVVKGSGHSMFGEKPAESIEIVREYLKAN; from the coding sequence ATGAAAAGAACTATCATAACAACGGTCAGGATTTGTTTTTACTTGAGCGCTGCAGGTGCAGCTATATTCCTTACTCTATACTTGCTGACCATTGGGAACTATTCCGTTCCAATGACGGTTTCAGACGATCCGTCTCTCTCCCAAGTAGAGATAAATGGCAGAATGCTTCATGCAGAGGCCTTCGGCAGTCCGTCAAACCCCGTAGTGGTCATCGTGCATGGCGGCCCGGGCTGGGACTACCGTGGGCTATTGCCGCTAAAACAGCTTTCAGACCAATATCAGGTGGTCTTTTATGATCAATTGGGGACCGGCCTTTCATCAAGAGCTGATCCAGTGGATCTTACACTGGAATCCGCGCTGCATGACCTGGATTCGATAATTGATCACTTTGGCAAGGGCGATCAAGTAGACCTGATAGGACATTCATGGGGCGCAATGCTCGTTTCAGGTTATCTCGGCAGGCATCCTGAAAAAGTGAGGCATGCTGTGCTTGCCGAACCAGGATTTCTGACAACTGAGATGATGAAGATTTCCGGAGTAAGGTTCGGTCCGAGATGGGACGCAGAATTCCTGCTCAGGGCAGCAAAGGCATGGTTCCAGTCTCTCCACATCAAGGGGCCTGATAATGATGCGGCATCAGATTATTTCATTGGCCAGGTAGCGCCATATGCGAACCCGGAGTACTATTGTAAGGGGAAAGTGCCTGATGCTGCGGCCTTGCACTGGCGCGCAGGAGCACAGGCAGCACAGGCAATACTGCGTTCCGCGATGGATAATGATGGAAAGATCCATATAGACCTGATCAAAAGGGTTGAGCGTTTCAAGTCCCCTGTTCTTTTTCTAACGAGCGAATGCAATCAGCTAACCGGCAGGCAACACCAGGAAAAGCAGGTGAAATTTTTCCCCGTTGTCCGCACTGTTGTCGTAAAAGGCAGCGGACATTCCATGTTTGGAGAAAAACCCGCTGAAAGCATAGAGATAGTAAGGGAATACTTAAAAGCCAATTAA
- the tsaA gene encoding tRNA (N6-threonylcarbamoyladenosine(37)-N6)-methyltransferase TrmO, with translation MNNIILKIIGYVESSVKEQKDEQWGKVDARVVLQQEYRKGLQGIEQFSHALIVTFLHEALFDPSKHLVRRPRGLDTMPEVGIFAQRAKDRPNPIGITAVSIVRVEYGALIVRGLDAIDGTPVVDVKPYYPAYDRMINATVPEWVDRLMKGYF, from the coding sequence ATGAACAATATAATACTCAAGATAATCGGATACGTAGAATCATCTGTCAAGGAACAGAAGGATGAGCAATGGGGCAAGGTTGATGCCCGGGTTGTTCTTCAACAAGAGTACCGCAAGGGCTTGCAGGGAATCGAACAGTTTTCACACGCACTCATTGTTACTTTCTTGCATGAGGCTCTTTTTGATCCATCCAAACATCTCGTGCGCAGGCCGCGGGGACTTGATACCATGCCTGAGGTTGGCATTTTTGCACAGAGGGCGAAGGATCGTCCAAATCCGATAGGCATTACAGCGGTATCAATTGTCAGGGTCGAATATGGAGCGCTGATAGTCCGGGGACTGGACGCAATCGATGGAACCCCGGTCGTTGATGTGAAACCCTACTATCCAGCATATGATCGTATGATAAATGCTACAGTACCGGAATGGGTCGACAGACTTATGAAAGGATACTTTTAA
- a CDS encoding Ku protein, giving the protein MPLQEIWNGTISFSLVAIPVKLVRAVETGRVSFRMLHSKDYSPLARKMYCPKEETIVPSDEIVRGYEIAPDNYIVITDKELESVSPERSRTIEILEFIDIKDVSPVYYDHPYYLVPSKGGEKAYRLLVEVISRTNKAGLAKFVLRDREYLVAVKSTDGALSLITLHYSGEILSDEDLLPKDEKVESEEKTRMKKIIREMTADFHPDKYADERRKKITKLLEKKAKEKGTVEAPEIEEEVEEGVVDLVAVLEESMRKVKEHR; this is encoded by the coding sequence ATGCCATTACAGGAAATATGGAACGGGACAATAAGTTTCAGCCTGGTTGCGATACCGGTAAAGCTGGTCAGGGCTGTCGAGACCGGGCGTGTCTCCTTTCGAATGCTTCACAGTAAAGATTATTCTCCCCTCGCAAGAAAAATGTATTGTCCGAAAGAAGAAACCATCGTCCCGTCAGATGAGATCGTCAGGGGATATGAGATCGCACCCGACAATTACATCGTGATAACGGACAAAGAGCTGGAATCCGTATCTCCGGAGAGAAGCCGCACGATCGAGATACTGGAGTTCATCGATATTAAAGACGTATCCCCGGTCTATTATGATCACCCGTATTATCTTGTTCCTTCCAAAGGCGGCGAAAAGGCCTACCGCCTGCTGGTTGAGGTGATAAGTCGAACGAACAAGGCGGGACTCGCGAAATTTGTGCTGCGGGATCGGGAGTATCTCGTTGCGGTCAAGAGCACGGATGGCGCACTGTCGCTGATCACGCTTCACTACAGCGGGGAAATACTTTCCGATGAGGACCTCCTGCCGAAAGATGAAAAAGTCGAATCCGAAGAGAAAACCCGCATGAAAAAAATCATCAGGGAAATGACCGCCGACTTTCATCCCGACAAATACGCTGACGAACGCCGGAAAAAGATCACGAAGCTCCTTGAGAAGAAGGCGAAAGAAAAAGGTACGGTAGAGGCCCCTGAGATTGAGGAAGAAGTGGAAGAAGGTGTGGTCGATCTGGTCGCGGTGCTGGAGGAGAGCATGCGCAAAGTGAAAGAGCACCGGTGA
- a CDS encoding TetR/AcrR family transcriptional regulator encodes MLQHAREEFLKNGAFGSTKEIARRAGVSEATIYQRYPTKAALFLAAMVPQQVDIEAIIHSFTEKTDPRPVLTEIGKRILAYFRTLIPVIMHLITNPSISMSDVTAHFKSMPEQELAEALAAHMKEANARGTIKADNPTAAASLFVSAIHSLAVFELMEIHGGKNMDHAVKGFVEALWSGIAPDSKRKTAPAKKITRKR; translated from the coding sequence TTGCTGCAGCATGCGCGGGAAGAGTTTCTTAAAAACGGCGCATTCGGGTCAACCAAGGAGATAGCCCGCCGGGCCGGGGTCTCCGAGGCAACCATTTATCAGCGTTATCCGACAAAGGCCGCGCTCTTTCTGGCTGCAATGGTCCCGCAGCAGGTCGACATCGAGGCCATAATCCATTCATTTACAGAAAAAACCGACCCGCGCCCGGTCCTGACCGAGATCGGCAAAAGGATCCTGGCCTATTTTCGTACGCTCATCCCCGTCATCATGCATCTGATAACCAATCCTTCGATCAGCATGTCTGATGTGACGGCCCACTTTAAAAGTATGCCTGAGCAGGAACTGGCAGAGGCGCTTGCCGCACACATGAAAGAGGCGAATGCACGGGGAACGATTAAAGCCGATAATCCTACGGCCGCCGCCAGCCTCTTCGTTTCGGCGATCCACAGCCTGGCGGTATTTGAGCTGATGGAGATCCACGGCGGCAAGAACATGGACCATGCTGTGAAGGGATTTGTTGAGGCGCTATGGAGCGGCATTGCGCCAGATAGCAAGCGTAAAACCGCACCAGCGAAAAAAATAACGCGTAAGCGATAA
- a CDS encoding ABC transporter permease has translation MNMRFRKVIGDLRINPGRTILVILALVVGLWGIGSILVSYTILSRDLNENFVRTDPLHAVIASKDFNRLDLSALRNRPEIEKAEFRDFATLRIETRRDEWIPLWLFGVEDFNDFNLARIFDQKNNGGPIAPEDGAMLIERDGLRFSDLKAGSPARVRAGGRVVDVPVAGISFDPAQSPGTQDHLIYAYVNKRTYSEITGEAANQRLIIRFKNVKTKEEVQTAADGLVNYFKSLDIAVDTVNIPKFMEHPHQWQLNTLLFLEGSIGFLAFFLGAVLVSQLIAAILARQIRQIGILKAIGASRSKVIQIYLTMVLVLGVISGVIAIPLAVKSGYAYAFFVAKVLNFEVLTTSLPHYMYFYLIVASLLPPVLLSLPAILKGTRTSVREALSDYGIQLDTAAKKSGVINKLPLPKNLVLAFENTMRRKKRLAVTVAAMALGVAIFSTGFNVQQSLKYLLSDVNNSMKHDVQVVLINQMPKEEALKYFRGIDNISRIETWNGGRGAMQNMIVSTDAGVGIVALPYNTDLLAFRSIKGRWLSGPVDPEIVMNQEAAAMYDNPAIGGYHTLCVRGKQLKAKLVGIVEELERPKIYMAQEQYDAFANPDHYINSLMFVAKDKSYDKVIALKKDIEKAIGPSSLQVLYVMMQAERVKIIYDHLKIILVTIVFFALLVLVVSAIGMASATSINIMERTREIGVLRAIGATPRIIYNLFVAEGMIVSVISIFLGLLLSWPLSIVASRFFGNLMLEVELRSSFSKTGFVITLIATLVFGWLASRIPARNAVKVSTREALAYE, from the coding sequence ATGAACATGAGATTTAGAAAAGTTATCGGCGATCTTCGGATCAATCCGGGCCGCACAATTCTTGTCATTCTCGCCCTGGTGGTCGGCCTCTGGGGCATCGGGTCCATTCTGGTGTCGTATACCATCCTTAGTCGCGATCTGAATGAAAATTTTGTCAGGACTGACCCGCTTCATGCTGTCATAGCATCCAAAGATTTTAATCGGCTGGATCTATCAGCCTTGCGAAATCGTCCTGAAATTGAGAAGGCTGAATTCAGGGATTTTGCCACGCTGAGGATCGAGACGCGTCGGGATGAATGGATACCATTATGGTTATTCGGCGTGGAAGATTTTAACGATTTCAACCTGGCGCGAATTTTTGACCAAAAGAACAATGGCGGGCCTATTGCGCCAGAAGACGGGGCCATGCTGATCGAACGCGACGGACTCCGCTTTTCTGATCTGAAGGCCGGTTCTCCTGCGCGCGTTCGTGCGGGAGGAAGGGTCGTTGATGTTCCGGTTGCCGGGATCAGTTTTGATCCAGCGCAGTCGCCGGGCACGCAGGACCACCTGATCTATGCTTATGTGAATAAAAGAACTTACTCGGAAATTACCGGTGAGGCAGCCAACCAGCGGTTGATCATTCGTTTTAAAAATGTAAAGACGAAAGAGGAAGTCCAGACTGCCGCAGACGGTCTCGTTAATTATTTCAAATCCTTGGATATTGCAGTTGATACCGTTAATATACCTAAATTTATGGAGCATCCCCACCAGTGGCAGTTAAACACACTGCTGTTTTTAGAGGGGAGTATCGGGTTCCTTGCGTTTTTTTTGGGGGCCGTTCTGGTCTCTCAATTAATAGCTGCTATTCTGGCAAGGCAAATACGGCAAATTGGAATTCTCAAGGCCATTGGCGCGTCGCGGTCAAAGGTCATTCAAATCTATTTGACGATGGTATTGGTCCTTGGAGTTATATCCGGGGTGATCGCAATACCGCTTGCGGTCAAGTCAGGCTACGCATACGCTTTCTTTGTGGCGAAGGTCCTTAATTTCGAAGTCCTTACCACATCCCTGCCGCATTATATGTATTTTTATCTTATAGTCGCGAGTCTGTTGCCGCCGGTCTTACTCTCCCTCCCGGCGATTTTAAAGGGCACAAGGACCTCTGTCCGTGAAGCGTTAAGCGATTACGGCATTCAACTGGACACGGCCGCGAAGAAGTCCGGGGTCATTAATAAATTGCCGCTTCCGAAAAATCTTGTACTTGCCTTCGAGAATACCATGCGCCGCAAAAAACGCCTTGCGGTCACGGTAGCTGCCATGGCACTCGGTGTGGCGATATTCAGCACAGGGTTCAATGTGCAGCAATCCCTCAAGTACCTCCTGTCGGACGTGAACAACAGTATGAAACATGATGTCCAGGTGGTGCTGATCAACCAGATGCCTAAAGAAGAGGCGCTGAAATATTTCAGAGGCATTGACAATATCAGCCGGATCGAAACGTGGAACGGCGGCCGCGGCGCAATGCAAAATATGATCGTCTCAACGGATGCGGGAGTAGGGATTGTCGCACTTCCCTACAACACCGATCTACTTGCCTTCAGGTCCATCAAGGGGCGCTGGTTAAGCGGTCCGGTCGATCCGGAGATCGTTATGAATCAGGAGGCAGCAGCGATGTACGATAATCCGGCAATCGGCGGTTATCATACGCTGTGTGTCAGAGGAAAACAATTAAAGGCAAAGCTGGTCGGGATCGTTGAAGAACTTGAGAGACCGAAGATCTATATGGCCCAGGAGCAGTATGATGCTTTTGCCAATCCGGACCACTATATCAACAGCTTGATGTTTGTCGCCAAGGACAAAAGCTATGACAAGGTAATAGCCCTGAAAAAAGATATAGAGAAGGCGATCGGGCCGTCCAGCCTGCAAGTGCTCTATGTCATGATGCAGGCGGAACGGGTAAAAATTATTTACGACCACCTGAAAATAATCCTCGTGACAATCGTTTTCTTTGCCTTGCTGGTGCTGGTTGTCAGTGCTATAGGAATGGCATCCGCCACGAGTATCAATATCATGGAGAGGACCCGTGAGATCGGTGTGCTTAGGGCAATAGGGGCCACTCCCAGGATCATCTATAACTTGTTTGTAGCAGAAGGGATGATAGTAAGCGTTATCAGTATCTTTCTCGGATTGCTATTATCGTGGCCGCTCAGTATCGTTGCCTCAAGATTTTTCGGCAACCTGATGCTGGAGGTCGAGCTTCGTTCTTCGTTCAGCAAGACTGGATTTGTTATAACCCTGATTGCAACGTTAGTTTTTGGGTGGCTGGCCAGCCGCATCCCGGCACGCAACGCAGTTAAAGTATCGACACGGGAAGCGCTGGCGTATGAGTAG
- a CDS encoding ABC transporter ATP-binding protein, with product MSNFIQLDQVSRWFESASVRFDALKNIDLHIEQGEHVAITGKSGSGKSTLLNMLTGIDHPSRGTVKINSTDVHTLDESRLAKWRGENVGIVFQFFQLIPTLSIRENLLLAMDFVGNIKESERNDRAEALLAQVGISQHADKFPAALSGGEQQRAAIARALANDPPILVADEPTGNLDSKTTGAIQRLFVDLVENGKTVIVVTHEKVSDIEYDRVITLKDGMIVDDMSGDRS from the coding sequence ATGTCAAACTTTATTCAGCTCGATCAGGTTTCGAGGTGGTTCGAATCGGCGTCTGTTCGTTTTGACGCGTTGAAGAACATTGATCTCCATATCGAACAGGGGGAGCATGTGGCGATCACAGGGAAGTCCGGGAGCGGCAAATCCACCCTGCTCAATATGCTGACGGGCATTGACCATCCCAGCCGCGGAACGGTCAAGATCAATTCCACTGATGTGCACACGTTGGACGAAAGCCGCCTGGCAAAGTGGAGGGGAGAGAATGTCGGCATTGTCTTTCAGTTCTTTCAGCTAATTCCGACTCTCAGCATCCGGGAGAACCTGCTGTTGGCAATGGACTTCGTCGGCAATATTAAAGAAAGTGAGCGCAACGACCGGGCAGAGGCGCTGCTTGCCCAGGTCGGCATTTCACAGCACGCAGACAAGTTTCCTGCCGCGTTGTCCGGCGGCGAGCAACAGCGAGCAGCCATTGCACGCGCACTGGCCAACGACCCGCCTATCCTGGTTGCGGATGAGCCTACAGGGAATTTAGACAGTAAGACCACCGGGGCCATTCAAAGATTGTTTGTCGATCTTGTTGAAAACGGTAAAACAGTCATTGTAGTGACCCACGAAAAAGTTTCAGACATTGAATATGACCGGGTCATTACGCTGAAGGACGGCATGATCGTTGATGACATGAGCGGCGACAGATCATAG